A genome region from Flammeovirga agarivorans includes the following:
- a CDS encoding sulfatase-like hydrolase/transferase, producing MKKLLKIFISISLCILAFGVKAQEKKNVILILIDDIGAEAVGCYGTDDYKTPNIDQLAASGIKFENAHATPICTPSRVKIMSGKYNSHNYERFGYLPQHVETFANAVKKEGYTTAIAGKWQLSYNRDKEQALQDPYHFGFDEYCLWNVVEKGQARFKNAVLTQNGKQLPNKDIYGPDVINGFVNSFVKKNKKKPFFVYYTMMLTHDPFQPVPGMAEYDTLKDLSLNDPKYFQSNVEYMDKMIGQIVKNLEKNKIRENTVIMLIGDNGTSSKVVTNWQGQQIKGGKGKSLTTGSHVPFVANCPGYIQPNVNTNLVDLTDFYPTLMDITGAKMPDTKLNGISFHDQLIGKEPTEIRDFVFISYFGKKTYPVKQYAFNTKYKYYSTGEFYNTKKDPAEKKKLDVLALSSKEQKQYDFLKAKVEELKKPGDFTKKKKKKKGKGKGIGQKKQLK from the coding sequence ATGAAAAAACTTCTCAAAATATTCATTTCGATCTCGTTGTGCATCTTAGCTTTTGGCGTAAAAGCACAGGAGAAAAAGAACGTTATACTTATTCTAATAGATGATATTGGTGCTGAGGCCGTTGGTTGTTACGGTACTGATGACTATAAAACACCGAACATCGATCAACTTGCAGCATCTGGGATTAAATTCGAAAATGCACATGCGACACCAATTTGTACTCCTTCGAGAGTGAAAATTATGTCTGGAAAATACAATTCTCACAATTACGAGAGATTTGGTTACCTACCGCAGCATGTTGAAACATTTGCCAATGCAGTAAAGAAAGAAGGCTATACGACGGCGATCGCTGGTAAGTGGCAACTGAGCTACAACAGAGATAAAGAGCAAGCCTTACAAGATCCATATCATTTCGGATTTGATGAATATTGTCTTTGGAATGTTGTGGAAAAAGGACAAGCAAGATTTAAAAATGCGGTCTTAACACAAAATGGGAAACAACTTCCAAATAAGGATATCTATGGTCCTGATGTAATCAATGGGTTCGTCAATAGTTTTGTGAAAAAGAATAAGAAAAAACCATTCTTTGTTTACTACACTATGATGTTAACACATGATCCATTCCAACCAGTTCCAGGAATGGCTGAGTACGATACATTAAAAGATCTTTCACTAAACGATCCAAAGTACTTCCAAAGTAATGTAGAATACATGGATAAAATGATTGGTCAGATTGTAAAGAACTTGGAAAAGAACAAGATCAGAGAAAATACGGTCATCATGTTGATTGGAGATAACGGTACGTCTTCAAAAGTAGTGACTAATTGGCAAGGCCAACAAATCAAAGGAGGGAAAGGAAAGTCGTTAACGACAGGGTCTCATGTTCCATTTGTTGCCAATTGCCCAGGGTATATCCAACCTAATGTCAATACCAATCTTGTAGATCTAACAGATTTCTATCCTACATTAATGGACATCACTGGAGCAAAAATGCCAGATACTAAATTAAATGGAATTAGCTTCCATGATCAGTTGATTGGTAAAGAGCCTACAGAAATAAGAGACTTTGTTTTTATCAGTTATTTCGGAAAGAAAACATATCCTGTAAAGCAATACGCTTTCAATACAAAATATAAATACTACTCGACTGGCGAATTCTATAACACAAAGAAAGATCCTGCAGAAAAGAAAAAATTAGATGTGTTGGCTTTGTCCTCAAAGGAGCAGAAACAATACGATTTCTTGAAAGCTAAAGTTGAAGAACTAAAGAAGCCTGGAGACTTTACCAAAAAGAAGAAGAAAAAGAAAGGAAAGGGTAAAGGGATAGGCCAGAAAAAACAATTGAAATAA
- a CDS encoding beta-galactosidase has translation MKLFYLLIFLILSNFLQAQVRPTTIGKIGDKPVVLRDGDPILFKGIQYWGLDDWNTGYWEEDIKNIKKLGLNGVRLNIAWDHIEAQEGVFTFDQLDGLLDLLEKNDLTVVLQFNQSAHEWKPSWFEQKYSSKELLVKDVVGKHQYGRLSFSSVPYKKHYYNYVRNTVAHVKNRSSIIAYSVYTEPHFADKEQWLDYNKYNRQGFRTWIKTRYESIDQLNEAWNTTFGSFDKVEPYKKTPESDWTQMPDSERKHFADWNLWNCVAKADFISGLISDCKKIDKNHLFTQNMMWKWSGKYGVNVALDPEINYDYADIIGINVYPYPKNAYKVGASVNFIRSMFQNEKPVWLGEFSIKSGNPTEEDLSDMLSGAFEVGCTGFVYFTYNGQAEKGGEEYGIEHYGVLDRNRKKKDAFYELQNYMKTEVEGNEDEILNAPLPEPMLNVLWPQMNKIYTYLQEDFNLNLYVSAFNYGNIDNDLPVNVITEKQLINGDYDKSLPLLVPPMPMTHKKVGNTLKKHIKNDGLHVFVAGRFNQYTFSNQQEVQNKGVRRLDSNLGLAFQTLVEGTNKHKLTFQKDFYSIRAKSSYTPKNDQISLSPTDDLEVLATWDNGGIAIGIQTLGQGDIFYIGSHYFNLLDVGSNKRAFNASILKSYYEYTKARDQVTSIDKFKKKKKKKRLIRLYDKKYKVEISGKYTYQVMTYEGRMFQAEDVPQQDPIIDLHDLPSGEFIIKIKASSDHQTDIIVIP, from the coding sequence ATGAAGTTATTTTATCTACTAATTTTTTTAATTCTATCTAACTTCCTACAAGCTCAAGTACGACCTACAACCATTGGGAAAATTGGAGACAAACCAGTGGTGTTAAGGGATGGTGATCCTATTCTTTTTAAAGGAATACAATATTGGGGATTAGACGATTGGAATACTGGGTATTGGGAGGAAGATATCAAAAATATCAAGAAGCTGGGTTTAAATGGTGTCCGTTTAAACATTGCTTGGGATCATATTGAAGCTCAAGAAGGGGTATTCACTTTTGATCAATTGGATGGACTTCTAGATCTTTTAGAAAAGAATGATTTAACTGTTGTACTTCAGTTTAACCAATCAGCACATGAGTGGAAACCAAGTTGGTTTGAACAAAAATATTCAAGCAAAGAATTACTAGTAAAGGATGTTGTTGGTAAACATCAATACGGAAGGTTGTCTTTCTCATCTGTTCCTTATAAAAAGCACTATTATAATTATGTTCGTAATACGGTTGCCCATGTCAAAAACCGTTCTTCTATAATTGCGTACTCTGTTTATACTGAACCACACTTTGCTGATAAAGAACAATGGTTGGATTATAATAAATACAATAGACAAGGTTTTAGAACTTGGATAAAAACAAGATATGAGTCGATTGATCAGTTAAATGAAGCTTGGAATACCACTTTTGGGAGTTTTGATAAAGTAGAGCCTTACAAAAAAACTCCAGAAAGTGACTGGACCCAAATGCCAGATAGTGAAAGAAAACATTTTGCCGATTGGAATTTATGGAATTGTGTAGCAAAAGCGGACTTTATCAGTGGACTAATCTCAGACTGTAAAAAGATTGATAAGAACCATTTATTCACCCAGAACATGATGTGGAAATGGTCTGGAAAATATGGTGTAAATGTAGCCTTAGATCCCGAGATCAATTATGATTATGCCGATATCATTGGAATCAATGTTTATCCTTATCCTAAAAATGCTTACAAAGTAGGAGCTTCTGTCAATTTTATTCGTTCAATGTTTCAAAATGAGAAACCTGTTTGGTTAGGTGAATTTAGTATCAAAAGTGGTAACCCAACAGAGGAGGATTTATCGGATATGTTGAGTGGTGCCTTTGAAGTAGGGTGTACTGGTTTTGTCTATTTTACTTATAATGGGCAGGCAGAAAAAGGTGGAGAAGAATATGGTATTGAGCATTACGGAGTATTGGACCGAAATAGAAAAAAGAAAGATGCTTTCTATGAGCTACAAAACTATATGAAGACTGAAGTCGAAGGGAATGAGGATGAAATATTAAATGCTCCATTACCCGAACCGATGTTAAACGTCTTGTGGCCTCAGATGAATAAAATATATACTTACTTACAGGAAGATTTTAACTTAAACCTTTATGTTTCGGCGTTTAACTATGGAAATATAGATAACGATTTACCTGTTAATGTCATTACTGAAAAGCAATTAATTAATGGAGATTATGATAAGTCCCTGCCACTTTTAGTTCCTCCGATGCCGATGACGCACAAAAAAGTAGGAAACACATTAAAAAAACATATCAAGAACGATGGCTTACATGTTTTTGTAGCGGGTAGGTTCAATCAGTATACATTTAGTAATCAACAAGAGGTCCAAAACAAAGGTGTAAGAAGATTAGATAGCAATTTAGGTTTGGCTTTCCAGACATTAGTAGAGGGAACAAATAAACATAAATTGACCTTCCAAAAAGACTTTTATTCCATTAGAGCAAAGAGTTCTTATACACCTAAAAATGATCAGATATCACTATCGCCAACAGATGATTTAGAAGTTTTAGCCACTTGGGATAACGGAGGAATTGCTATTGGTATTCAGACACTAGGTCAAGGTGATATTTTTTACATTGGAAGTCATTACTTCAACCTATTAGATGTAGGGAGTAACAAAAGAGCATTTAATGCTAGTATTCTTAAGTCTTATTACGAATACACTAAAGCAAGAGATCAAGTCACATCTATAGATAAATTCAAGAAAAAGAAGAAAAAAAAAAGACTAATCAGACTTTACGATAAGAAATATAAGGTCGAAATAAGCGGAAAATATACTTATCAGGTCATGACCTACGAAGGTAGGATGTTTCAAGCTGAAGATGTTCCTCAACAAGATCCCATCATAGACTTGCATGACCTGCCCTCCGGGGAATTTATTATCAAAATAAAAGCTTCATCTGATCATCAAACGGATATCATAGTGATTCCATAA
- a CDS encoding sulfatase family protein: MKTKLLLVLGLIIGSLFSIQAQDRSKTPNIIIIYMDDMGYADLGCYEGSLNATPAIDKMASEGTIFTSFYAGSNICSPSRAALLTGMYPPRASVPRVYLDTPKGINYELTTLAELLKTKDYATALIGKWHLGYHDEFLPLNHGFDTFYGLPHSHDLKVNGELPFYENEKIIERNPDPAQLTTRYTEKAVEYIKKNKDKPFFLYLAHNMPHTPLAVSSKFEGKSENGLYGDVIMEIDWSVNQVLEEVKKQGLEENTLIIVSSDNGPSLKQGNHAGNAGIFREGKGTTFEGGHRVPGIFYMPGTVKQQIVTDMTSQIDIFPTIAAMVQAELPEYKIDGVNMLSTLKEGETSPRREFFYFQGKTVEAYRKGNIKIHKLHKYRSSYPENVVINGESGKLKVFKKELEASVFNLDKDPSEKENIINKKEETYQKYLKRMKSFNKKLNTNKFEPELKETK; the protein is encoded by the coding sequence ATGAAAACAAAATTATTACTTGTCTTAGGCCTTATAATTGGGAGCTTGTTCTCAATCCAGGCACAAGACCGATCAAAAACACCAAATATCATTATCATTTATATGGATGATATGGGTTATGCAGATTTAGGTTGCTATGAAGGCTCCCTAAATGCTACTCCAGCTATTGATAAAATGGCTTCAGAAGGAACTATTTTTACTAGTTTTTATGCGGGTTCAAACATCTGTTCTCCCTCAAGAGCTGCGCTTCTTACAGGGATGTACCCACCAAGAGCAAGTGTTCCTAGAGTATACTTAGATACACCAAAAGGGATAAATTATGAGCTAACAACACTGGCAGAATTATTAAAGACAAAAGATTATGCAACAGCATTAATCGGGAAATGGCACTTGGGGTATCATGATGAATTTCTTCCATTAAATCATGGGTTTGATACCTTCTATGGTTTACCTCACTCTCATGACCTGAAGGTAAATGGTGAACTTCCGTTCTATGAAAATGAGAAAATCATTGAACGTAATCCTGATCCGGCACAATTAACAACTCGATATACGGAAAAAGCTGTAGAATATATCAAAAAAAATAAAGATAAACCATTCTTTTTGTATCTTGCACACAACATGCCTCACACCCCATTAGCAGTATCTTCTAAATTTGAAGGTAAGTCAGAAAATGGACTATATGGTGATGTGATCATGGAAATTGACTGGTCTGTTAATCAGGTACTTGAAGAAGTGAAAAAACAAGGGCTTGAAGAAAATACGCTAATAATAGTATCTTCGGATAACGGTCCATCTTTGAAGCAAGGCAATCATGCTGGTAACGCAGGAATTTTTAGAGAAGGTAAAGGAACTACCTTTGAAGGAGGACATAGAGTCCCCGGAATTTTTTACATGCCTGGTACTGTTAAACAGCAGATTGTAACAGATATGACTTCTCAGATTGACATCTTTCCAACAATTGCAGCAATGGTACAAGCGGAACTACCAGAGTATAAAATTGATGGTGTAAATATGTTGTCCACCTTGAAGGAAGGCGAGACTTCACCTAGAAGGGAGTTCTTTTATTTTCAGGGTAAGACGGTAGAAGCGTATAGAAAAGGAAATATTAAGATTCACAAACTTCATAAATACAGAAGTTCATACCCTGAAAATGTGGTGATAAATGGTGAATCAGGTAAATTGAAGGTATTTAAAAAAGAATTGGAAGCGTCAGTTTTTAATTTGGATAAAGATCCTTCTGAAAAAGAAAACATTATAAATAAAAAGGAAGAAACTTATCAGAAATATCTGAAGAGAATGAAATCCTTTAACAAGAAATTAAATACTAACAAGTTCGAACCAGAACTCAAAGAGACTAAATAA
- a CDS encoding sulfatase family protein — protein MKALLIGIFLMMSWGTYAQKKPNFLIIVADDLGYGDLSCYGAKDIKTPNIDQLASEGALFTNFHTTSSVCSPSRASMYTGKYPDLVGVPGVVRVNQSNSFGFFAPQGKTIMNVFKEQSDYTTALIGKWHLGHASPNLPNERGFDFFQGWLVGMTDYYKHVRYNENWMRKNDQKIEPEGHCTDLFTDWTLKYLDQNNQPFCLFLTYTAPHSPLQPPAEYYDKVIAREKGISEKRAKYAGLVEHMDDQIARVVQKLKENGQLDNTVIMFLSDNGGAENHGADNGVFKGQKGDLYEGGTRVPFIVRWGKNIKPQKTDMYMSVTDIFPTMASIIGAEVVEDLSGIDQKNYLLNGEVAKEDRVDIGVRRGNRSDCVDGTIFYSVQKNGWKYMQNSACQPYVFYNMSKDKEEMHPIPASDLPKKKKNFDKILRKHIVNSGGVSWQNLLTD, from the coding sequence ATGAAAGCACTACTTATAGGCATTTTTTTAATGATGTCATGGGGTACATATGCCCAAAAGAAACCAAATTTTCTGATCATTGTGGCAGATGATTTAGGATATGGGGATCTCTCCTGTTATGGAGCGAAAGATATTAAAACACCTAACATTGATCAACTAGCGAGTGAAGGAGCTTTATTTACCAATTTCCATACGACATCTTCCGTTTGTTCTCCATCTAGAGCATCGATGTATACGGGTAAATATCCAGACTTAGTAGGAGTACCTGGAGTGGTAAGAGTAAATCAATCTAATAGTTTTGGATTTTTTGCTCCACAAGGCAAAACCATAATGAATGTCTTTAAAGAACAATCTGATTATACTACGGCATTAATTGGGAAATGGCATTTAGGCCACGCATCACCAAACCTACCCAATGAAAGAGGGTTTGACTTCTTCCAAGGTTGGCTAGTAGGTATGACGGACTATTATAAACACGTCCGATACAATGAAAATTGGATGAGAAAAAATGATCAAAAAATTGAACCAGAAGGACATTGTACAGATCTATTTACAGATTGGACTTTAAAATATTTAGATCAAAACAACCAACCTTTCTGTTTATTCTTAACCTATACTGCACCACATTCTCCTTTACAACCACCGGCTGAATACTATGATAAAGTTATAGCCAGAGAGAAAGGTATCTCAGAAAAGCGAGCAAAATATGCTGGGTTAGTAGAACATATGGACGATCAAATTGCAAGGGTAGTTCAGAAACTTAAAGAGAATGGACAATTGGATAACACTGTGATCATGTTCTTATCAGATAATGGGGGAGCAGAAAACCATGGTGCAGACAACGGAGTATTTAAAGGACAGAAAGGCGATCTGTATGAAGGGGGTACAAGGGTTCCCTTTATCGTTAGATGGGGTAAAAATATAAAACCTCAAAAGACCGATATGTATATGTCAGTAACTGATATTTTTCCTACAATGGCGTCGATCATTGGTGCTGAAGTAGTTGAAGATTTATCAGGGATCGATCAGAAAAATTATTTGTTAAACGGAGAAGTAGCCAAAGAAGACCGAGTGGATATTGGTGTCCGTAGAGGAAATCGTAGTGATTGTGTTGATGGAACTATCTTCTACAGTGTACAAAAAAACGGCTGGAAATATATGCAGAATTCAGCTTGCCAACCTTATGTCTTCTATAACATGAGTAAAGATAAAGAAGAGATGCATCCAATTCCTGCTTCAGATCTACCGAAAAAGAAAAAGAATTTTGATAAGATACTAAGAAAACACATTGTCAATTCAGGAGGTGTATCCTGGCAAAACCTACTTACAGATTAG
- a CDS encoding beta-mannosidase, translated as MSNSIKRLLFFSILVVGFYGKTSAQVNKYILNKGWEFKQSDKQDWRAAYVPGCVHTDLLNHQLIKDPYFGENEKKVQWIDKKDWEYKTTFTVNSIEDQKQQLVFEGLDTYADVYLNDKKILTADNMFRSWTVDVTGKLKKGANELKVYFHSPIKTAEPLWDAVGYPLYAINDDAKTGNTGERKLSVMTRKAGYHYGWDWGPRLVTSGIYRPIYLKTWNTVSVDNIRYQQKNISEKNVDILTTVQLNVLENTNVTIDVLDAQSGKKYTSKVVKVKKGDAAQELAFNIKKPKLWWTNGLGDQHLYPMKVVIKQGDKILDENVQNIGIRTVNLITEKDDIGESFKIRLNGHDVFMKGTNYIPGDMFLDRVSDEKMEETIKACAEANMNMIRVWGGGTYEKDLFYDLCDKYGLLVWQDFMFACSLYPGDEKFVENVKAEVKDNVIRLRNHPSLAMWCGNNEIEWAWFGWGIQKQMNWSEADSTKIINDYFRLFTKEIPDVLHQFDDKDYWASSPYFRKYGDHLETKGDRHLWDVWKGPKSWDYYKSHVPRFMSEYGYQSYPEVEVMAKYVAKDELNLWSKGMRNHQKAKFGNKRIMKNVTKEFDVNGKNFEKVVYASQLYQAYDLKFAIETHRRKMPHCMGSLYWQVNDCWPVASWASIDYLGNWKASHYRIQEAYQPVISSVSFDDETFNVYVVSDLLKEMKATLKVEVMDLSGQVVKTSTENIKVAPNTSDIYAKIAASDIKVEQNNLVVVTTIIAKNEVIDQNEFFLAKNKDLTLSTDYQLTKNVIAQKDGSYIIELTTDKVLRGVKISASVEGGKWTDNYFDLLPGNKKVIVWQPVDKNMDKVNFKVQTLNKVLKDQPAEVLSQL; from the coding sequence ATGAGCAATTCAATCAAAAGGCTTTTATTTTTTAGTATTCTTGTCGTTGGATTCTACGGCAAGACATCAGCACAAGTCAACAAATATATTTTAAATAAAGGATGGGAGTTCAAACAATCAGATAAACAAGATTGGAGAGCAGCTTATGTTCCTGGGTGTGTACACACAGATTTATTGAACCACCAATTGATCAAGGATCCCTACTTTGGTGAAAACGAAAAGAAAGTACAATGGATCGATAAGAAAGATTGGGAGTACAAGACAACTTTCACAGTAAATTCTATCGAAGACCAAAAGCAGCAACTAGTGTTTGAAGGGTTAGATACTTATGCTGATGTTTACTTAAATGATAAGAAGATATTGACAGCAGACAATATGTTCAGATCTTGGACAGTAGACGTAACTGGAAAACTTAAAAAGGGAGCAAACGAACTAAAAGTTTATTTCCACAGTCCAATCAAAACCGCTGAACCACTTTGGGATGCTGTAGGATATCCACTTTATGCTATCAATGATGATGCAAAGACTGGAAATACAGGAGAAAGAAAATTGTCTGTGATGACAAGAAAGGCAGGTTACCACTATGGATGGGATTGGGGCCCTCGTTTGGTAACTTCTGGTATCTACCGTCCAATTTACCTAAAAACATGGAATACGGTATCAGTAGATAATATCCGTTATCAGCAAAAGAATATTTCTGAAAAAAATGTAGATATCCTTACTACGGTTCAACTTAATGTATTAGAAAATACTAATGTTACTATTGATGTGTTAGATGCTCAATCAGGTAAAAAGTATACTTCTAAAGTAGTGAAAGTTAAGAAAGGAGATGCTGCTCAAGAGTTAGCTTTCAATATCAAAAAGCCAAAGTTATGGTGGACAAATGGTTTGGGTGATCAGCATTTATACCCTATGAAAGTTGTGATCAAACAAGGGGATAAAATTTTAGATGAGAACGTTCAAAACATTGGTATTCGTACTGTAAACCTAATCACTGAAAAAGACGATATCGGTGAAAGTTTCAAAATCAGATTAAACGGCCATGATGTATTTATGAAAGGAACAAATTACATTCCTGGAGATATGTTCTTAGACCGAGTTTCTGATGAAAAAATGGAAGAAACGATCAAAGCATGTGCAGAAGCAAACATGAACATGATTCGTGTTTGGGGTGGAGGAACTTACGAAAAAGACTTATTCTATGATCTATGTGATAAGTACGGCTTATTGGTATGGCAAGACTTCATGTTCGCTTGTAGTTTATATCCAGGCGATGAGAAGTTTGTGGAAAACGTAAAGGCAGAGGTAAAAGATAACGTTATCCGCTTAAGAAATCACCCTTCGTTAGCGATGTGGTGTGGTAATAATGAAATTGAATGGGCTTGGTTCGGTTGGGGTATCCAAAAGCAAATGAACTGGTCTGAAGCAGATTCAACAAAAATCATCAATGATTACTTTAGATTGTTTACCAAAGAAATTCCAGATGTCTTACATCAATTTGATGACAAAGATTACTGGGCTTCTTCACCTTACTTTAGAAAGTATGGAGATCATTTAGAGACAAAAGGTGACCGTCACCTTTGGGATGTATGGAAAGGACCAAAATCATGGGACTACTATAAATCGCATGTACCAAGATTTATGAGTGAATACGGATACCAATCTTATCCTGAAGTAGAAGTGATGGCAAAATATGTTGCAAAAGACGAGCTAAATCTTTGGTCGAAAGGGATGAGAAATCATCAGAAAGCGAAGTTTGGTAATAAGAGAATTATGAAAAACGTAACCAAAGAATTTGATGTCAACGGAAAGAACTTTGAAAAAGTAGTTTATGCATCTCAACTGTATCAAGCATATGATCTAAAGTTTGCGATTGAAACACACCGAAGAAAAATGCCTCACTGTATGGGTTCTCTATACTGGCAGGTAAATGACTGTTGGCCAGTAGCTTCATGGGCAAGTATCGATTATCTAGGTAACTGGAAGGCATCACATTATAGAATTCAAGAAGCTTATCAACCGGTGATTAGTTCAGTATCTTTTGATGATGAAACTTTCAATGTATACGTAGTTTCAGATCTTCTAAAAGAGATGAAAGCAACTTTGAAAGTGGAAGTAATGGATCTGAGTGGTCAGGTAGTAAAAACATCAACAGAAAATATAAAAGTGGCTCCAAACACATCTGATATTTATGCAAAAATTGCGGCTTCAGATATCAAGGTAGAGCAAAATAACTTAGTGGTAGTAACAACGATTATTGCTAAGAATGAAGTAATTGATCAAAACGAATTCTTCTTAGCTAAAAACAAAGACCTTACTTTATCAACCGATTATCAGTTGACAAAAAATGTTATAGCTCAGAAAGATGGTTCTTATATCATTGAGTTAACAACAGACAAAGTACTTAGAGGTGTTAAAATTTCTGCCTCAGTAGAAGGTGGAAAATGGACTGATAATTACTTTGATCTATTACCAGGAAATAAAAAAGTGATTGTGTGGCAACCTGTGGACAAAAATATGGATAAGGTGAACTTTAAAGTACAGACGTTAAACAAGGTACTTAAAGATCAACCTGCTGAAGTATTAAGTCAACTTTAA
- a CDS encoding arylsulfatase yields MKRLLAFYLILSSFAVFGQSRPNVVFILTDDQGYGDLGVTGNPHISTPNIDKLANENITLDHFLVNAVCAPTRASLLTGRYNLATGVNWVTRRKEVMNADEVTLAELFKSNNYKTGLFGKWHNGSTYPHNPVGQGFETFFGFCAGHWNNYFDTELENEKGEFVKTEGYITDVLTDHAIDFIKENKDENFFCFVPYNAPHAPFQVGDEYYEKYEKMGLDERTAAVYGMCENIDDNVGRLIATLKEEGLWDNTIFIYSSDNGPNGERYNAQMKGKKATVHEGGVRVPMFIKAPNYHVTKVEELTAHIDIFPTLAELCDIEVPDSIQLHGKSILPLLDGKNKQWEDRVIYTHNQPWKFEETPAAAVRSEQYRLVMSKENDTTLYDMNVDPSQLHDLSASNAEVVNKMTSDYHRWFMDITNGGKEPAAERIQIGHKEAPKTVLTAVDGNTKNKVRYEGKGWSNEWAKNFKNKKGVIQWDVKIVEDGEYNFDMLYSCSEEYIGFNIMIEVGEKVITKKMSKPFETKQLVSPDREARTEVHEFTWGTMQMGKLFLKKGKYKVKVRVNNEINPSNNFRLKELVVNSTQQS; encoded by the coding sequence ATGAAACGATTATTAGCTTTTTATTTAATTCTTTCCTCCTTTGCTGTATTTGGTCAAAGTAGACCAAATGTAGTATTCATTCTTACAGACGACCAAGGTTATGGTGATCTTGGTGTAACAGGGAACCCTCATATCTCTACACCTAACATTGATAAGTTGGCCAATGAGAATATCACTTTAGATCATTTCTTAGTGAATGCTGTATGTGCTCCAACTAGAGCAAGTTTACTTACAGGTAGGTACAATTTAGCTACTGGCGTAAATTGGGTAACGAGAAGAAAAGAGGTAATGAACGCTGATGAAGTAACATTAGCTGAATTATTTAAAAGTAATAACTACAAAACAGGCCTATTTGGAAAATGGCACAATGGGTCTACTTATCCACATAATCCTGTAGGACAAGGTTTTGAGACGTTTTTTGGGTTCTGTGCAGGTCATTGGAACAATTATTTTGATACAGAATTAGAAAATGAAAAGGGTGAGTTTGTCAAGACAGAAGGTTATATCACAGATGTTTTAACAGACCATGCCATCGATTTTATTAAAGAAAACAAAGACGAGAACTTCTTCTGTTTTGTACCATATAATGCACCTCACGCACCATTCCAAGTAGGTGATGAGTACTATGAAAAGTATGAAAAGATGGGACTTGATGAAAGAACTGCTGCAGTCTACGGAATGTGTGAAAATATTGATGATAATGTCGGTAGATTGATTGCGACATTAAAAGAAGAAGGTTTATGGGACAATACGATTTTCATTTATTCATCAGATAACGGACCTAATGGAGAGCGTTATAATGCACAGATGAAAGGAAAAAAGGCGACAGTTCACGAAGGAGGAGTAAGAGTTCCTATGTTCATTAAAGCACCAAATTATCATGTGACTAAAGTAGAAGAATTAACAGCTCATATTGATATTTTCCCTACTTTAGCTGAACTATGTGATATAGAAGTTCCTGATTCAATCCAACTGCATGGTAAAAGCATTTTGCCATTATTAGATGGAAAAAATAAGCAATGGGAAGACAGAGTTATTTATACTCATAACCAACCTTGGAAATTTGAAGAGACTCCAGCTGCAGCAGTAAGATCGGAACAATATAGATTAGTGATGAGCAAGGAAAACGACACTACTTTATATGACATGAATGTCGATCCTTCTCAACTCCATGACCTTAGTGCATCTAACGCTGAAGTAGTCAATAAAATGACATCAGATTATCACCGATGGTTTATGGATATTACGAACGGAGGGAAAGAACCAGCCGCCGAGCGTATTCAAATAGGACACAAAGAAGCACCAAAAACGGTATTAACAGCAGTGGATGGGAATACTAAAAATAAGGTGAGATATGAAGGTAAAGGCTGGTCTAATGAATGGGCAAAGAACTTCAAGAATAAAAAAGGTGTCATCCAATGGGATGTGAAAATAGTAGAAGATGGTGAGTATAACTTTGACATGTTATATAGCTGTTCTGAAGAATATATTGGCTTTAACATTATGATTGAAGTGGGTGAAAAAGTCATTACCAAAAAGATGTCAAAACCATTTGAAACAAAACAGTTGGTAAGCCCTGATAGAGAAGCAAGAACAGAAGTGCATGAGTTTACTTGGGGAACGATGCAAATGGGTAAATTATTCTTAAAGAAAGGAAAATATAAAGTGAAGGTAAGAGTCAATAACGAGATTAACCCTTCAAATAATTTTAGACTTAAAGAACTAGTGGTCAATAGCACACAACAATCATAA